AACCGTCTTATAGAAACATCAATGggtatttttttttttttttataattatatattaaccattagatgaaaaatatattaatatatatatatatatatatatatgaacacAATAGTTAATAAATTAAGTTTTAGATATAATGATAGAAGAAATTACCAAAAGTTTATTTCCGTATGATGCAAAATTCTTTAAAGGTCTTTTcgataaatatatgaaagaAGAAGATTATAGCAAAGATTTGAAATGCCTACAAAATTCTCGAAAGTTAATAGAAGAAATAATTAGTAAGGAAAATGgattaaatttttatatcgatgaaaattatgatgaaaattttttgaAGAAATGCAAGTTAccatattttaaaaaattgttaaaatatataaaatatatggaaGAACAAAAACAAGACGAcgttaaaaataaaaatgttgaaaatgaagatttgatagatgaagataataaagaaGCAGATATAcaaaaggaaaagaaaaccaaaaaaaatgtatctgattattttatatttaataaaaaaattaatatgataaatagTTATAgaatacattattattgttcaAATATAATCCAATCGATACCTTCtttaacatatttatctgttataaaaatatatttacaaaattatccattaaaaatattcttaacctgtatatatttttacacCTTCGTAACTTACGTATGTGATAGAGACAATGTTATaggtataaaaaataatatatgttatcatatattttaaaaaagttTGGCACTGATGCTATTctaaaataaataaatcataaggtttaataaattatatacattttgtaatatatatatatatatatatatatatatatatatatatatatatcatgcatatattcattttattttaatatatttttctgGGTATAGATTTTTTGGAGGCactatttttttccttaatGGTGACTATCGGATGTATATGTCTTACTATTGtacattatttaaaagaaaacaGAATTAACTCCATAACATCAAAATTTAATCACATTAAAAGGAATTATATATGCCGTAATTTCATCAAACATAATGTgaaaaacaaacaaatgTTAATGGACAAATTTGAAAGCAAAAAAACTATGgagataaaaaaatattcgaaatacttttttttgaaGAGCTTCCTGAATAGAGTTAATTCTGAACTATATGATTATGAACATTTCAAAGATAAATCAAATATAGATTATATACCCTTTGAGGTAAATGaaaatgtttttaattttgactccgataatttaaataatgatgaattAGAAAAAGAGAAGAccaataaaaaaaatgatgagGCTGGTATGGAAGGTAATGAAGAtttgttaataaaaaatataaaaatggaagataaaaatgagATTGTTCAAGAATATAAAGGAAACAAGGTGAAtgtagaaaaaatatttttggATAAGGAAAAGAATACTAATAAGATGAAAGGGAATATAACTAAGGAAGagaatataaatgataaagaaaatataaacgatgaagaaaatataaacgatgaagaaaatataaacgataaagaaaatataaacgataaagaaaatataaacgATAAAGGgaatacatataaatcaagatatattgtaaataataataataataataataatgataagaaagtaaatattaataattttattaaaatgaatGACAGCGAAAATGTACTATCAAAGAATGTAGATAAAGATacattaaataaagaatcaagtattataatatttattgaCGAAAGGAAAAAGAACGATTTActaaattatatatttttcgaaaataacttttattttattaatggGAAGAATCTTCTTGTTGGAgatattgtatatttatttaaaggTGACATAATACCAGCTGAtggtatattattaaaaagtaataatatgataGTAGATGAATCTAATTTGATGAATACTCTTgagaagaagaaaaaaaggaaaataagtttagatgaatatatatatgagatgggaaaaatgaaaaagaaaaagataagTGTTgatgaattaaaaaaaacaaaaatgaattattttgaaatgttaaatttaaaaatgaagatgaaaataaaaaagttCAGTGaagatattaatataaaaaaaaattctaatatagaaaagaataatgatacatatataatgaatgatatagaaaatatggaaaatgtgaaaaaaagtcctgatatattatataattcgAAAAAGGCATATAATGAGGGaaaagatgaaaatataaataaaatgacactacataataataataataataataatattagtTGTGGTATgtatgataataataatttgtgtgaaaaatatgatgatgTGTGTCCACTTTTATTATCAGAATCTTCTATTATTGAAGGAAGTGGTATTATGATTACAACGTGTGTTGGTAAATACAAAcaaatgttttattataattctatcaaaaaaatagaGAGTAGTACTAGAATAGagaatttaataaatagaTATTCCAAAAACATGGTgatattaattatattttcttgtTCTATATGTATTctttttatctttattcattttttaattaatttaattgAAAATGATATGCAAACTTTTgcatataatttattaatgtttttattaaatacaataatattagAAATATTGAAATATCTGTTGCTATCAATTGATCAAATGcctttattattacaaaattGTTTAGCTTTAAATTCGAGTAAAATATTGAAAGAGAattttatgataaatacaaaaaatacatttgaaaatattcttttttctaatacaatatttattgatataaatagatatataaaatataaatgtgtatattttttttttaatactCAGTATACTTATTCATTTGTTAATACCTATTTTTTATACGATACGTTGAGAAATCCTAGCCCTTCtttcaaaatatttaacagagataatgataaacatataatgaataatttattttttcatttattgATTGAGTGTATACTTACAACTAGTAATATGTATcaatataatgaatattttttagatatagatatatctttaataaattttatgaaGAATTTTCAAGTAAATGTCGAAGATTATTTTGTTAAGCCTCACAATATATTACAACTTAAATATGTTAAAGGGAAGGCTGTTTTTACCTTTgttcttttaaataaagaaaaggaaaaaaatttatatatacaaaatggTAAGGTACATGGAGAACAACcaaattataatgatgTTAAAAGGAAGGTATGTGAAGGGAAAGTTATGCGAATATTTATTAAGGGTCATGTTGATTTTGTTCTACCAAAATGTAAAACCTACCTGGATGGAGACACACAAAAGGggtaaaaatatagatatgaatatataGTTTATTATATGTCCTAACATGCATACAtcaaaatgaataaataaatataatataatatatgtatgtatgtatgtatgtatatatgtatatatgtatgtatgtatatatgtatatatgtatgtatgtatatatgtatgtatgtatatatgtatgtatgtatatatgtatgtatgtattgtatgtatatttaattttgCTCCTTGCAGAGATATAGAAAAGttaaaggaaaaaattaaaaatataaaagatggTGAAGTAGATACAATTCTTTGTTTTGCTTACAAAGATGTGACACTAAACGAAAACAATATGGAAGAtaacttatatataaagaaaagaGATAATGAATATAACCTTAAGAATGAAGAgataaatgataataattatactTGTATTAGCATATTAGTATTAGAGAGATATCTAagtaaatatttatattttgattattcAATATTAGAAGCTAATAATTTGAATGCtaaattttttacaaaGAATAATTTGGAAAgtacaaataaattatttgatAATTTTGGGAAACATTTGGAAAGTATAAAGGCATATGATGcaacaaaaataaatgaaataaatagTTTTGATTTAAGTTTTGATGAGGATGAGATAAACgattttaataaaaaaggagaAAAAGGAAAGGAAAATGACAAAAAGAGGAAAggaaaagaagaaaaagaagatgaGCATTCTGAAgaagatattatatatttaaaaaatgagtTGAATGAACCTAATTTAAtggaatataataatatagaaagTTATGAATTAACGAATGATAAGAATGAAATatcaagaaaaaaaaaaaaattgaaaagTGAAATATGGAATTTAAGGAAATATGATGAAAGTAGTACtacaaatttatataatgatagATATACTCAGGAAAATGAATGTAATGAAATAAGAAGAAAGCaatatgattttttattaagtcataatatattttataattgtaataaaaatgaattgGAATGTTTATTATGTACATGTAATATGTATGGTAAGAATACATTAGTAattaatgatgataaatatatatcaacacagaataaaaataataataaaaagaacaCCATGAACATGAACatgaacaataataataataataatagtagtagtagtagtagtagtgatatatataattgtagtagtatattaatatgtgataataaatgtactaatgatatgaaagaaaaatgtGATATGgttatattaaataaaagtttatatgattatataaaattaaaatatatatcaaattgtattttaatgaatataaaattacatattgaatataatataatattttatatatcgcttgtattattttctataataTCTACTTTAGTAAATGGTTTGGAATTTTTAAGTACAgtacaaatattatatatatatataattaaaaatatatttttccattATATTTCTTGTTATCGTAAATGTAATTATAGTGTAGTTCATCATgattcaaataataaatattcttataatttttttgaagaaaaagatatcaataatattatatcttcTATATTATCTAAAATAACTATTTTATTAGTCGTGTTTTTATTTGgtcatttatttataccAGAAAATAAATGGATCTTTATAACGGATGAAATTAGAGAGAATTTTGAATTTTCTGAATTTTCATTTCTAATAGATAGACAACAATctaattattttcatacCGTTAGATCTAGTTTAAGGtttaagaaaaatttaGAAAATCTTAAgattcaaaataatatcgatataaaaaatgattataGGACAATGAATGAATGGGAATATCATATAAGTCCTAGTAGACATGGTACCATCGTATTTAATGTCTTctttttgttatttttcttttcatatatttatttatatataaaaacattttcTAAGGAGTTTCAAAATTATTCTCAGCAATTTAAAATCAAGAAATAtaactttttatatttcataaaaaaaaaaaaggatcAAGTTTTTTTAGAGAAGGATCTTATGAAAAGATTAATGCATGATGTAAAGAAAGAA
The genomic region above belongs to Plasmodium reichenowi strain SY57 chromosome 13, whole genome shotgun sequence and contains:
- a CDS encoding E1-E2 ATPase, putative, with amino-acid sequence MIEEITKSLFPYDAKFFKGLFDKYMKEEDYSKDLKCLQNSRKLIEEIISKENGLNFYIDENYDENFLKKCKLPYFKKLLKYIKYMEEQKQDDVKNKNVENEDLIDEDNKEADIQKEKKTKKNVSDYFIFNKKINMINSYRIHYYCSNIIQSIPSLTYLSVIKIYLQNYPLKIFLTCIYFYTFVTYVCDRDNVIDFLEALFFSLMVTIGCICLTIVHYLKENRINSITSKFNHIKRNYICRNFIKHNVKNKQMLMDKFESKKTMEIKKYSKYFFLKSFLNRVNSELYDYEHFKDKSNIDYIPFEVNENVFNFDSDNLNNDELEKEKTNKKNDEAGMEGNEDLLIKNIKMEDKNEIVQEYKGNKVNVEKIFLDKEKNTNKMKGNITKEENINDKENINDEENINDEENINDKENINDKENINDKGNTYKSRYIVNNNNNNNNDKKVNINNFIKMNDSENVLSKNVDKDTLNKESSIIIFIDERKKNDLLNYIFFENNFYFINGKNLLVGDIVYLFKGDIIPADGILLKSNNMIVDESNLMNTLEKKKKRKISLDEYIYEMGKMKKKKISVDELKKTKMNYFEMLNLKMKMKIKKFSEDINIKKNSNIEKNNDTYIMNDIENMENVKKSPDILYNSKKAYNEGKDENINKMTLHNNNNNNNISCGMYDNNNLCEKYDDVCPLLLSESSIIEGSGIMITTCVGKYKQMFYYNSIKKIESSTRIENLINRYSKNMVILIIFSCSICILFIFIHFLINLIENDMQTFAYNLLMFLLNTIILEILKYLLLSIDQMPLLLQNCLALNSSKILKENFMINTKNTFENILFSNTIFIDINRYIKYKCVYFFFNTQYTYSFVNTYFLYDTLRNPSPSFKIFNRDNDKHIMNNLFFHLLIECILTTSNMYQYNEYFLDIDISLINFMKNFQVNVEDYFVKPHNILQLKYVKGKAVFTFVLLNKEKEKNLYIQNGKVHGEQPNYNDVKRKVCEGKVMRIFIKGHVDFVLPKCKTYLDGDTQKGDIEKLKEKIKNIKDGEVDTILCFAYKDVTLNENNMEDNLYIKKRDNEYNLKNEEINDNNYTCISILVLERYLSKYLYFDYSILEANNLNAKFFTKNNLESTNKLFDNFGKHLESIKAYDATKINEINSFDLSFDEDEINDFNKKGEKGKENDKKRKGKEEKEDEHSEEDIIYLKNELNEPNLMEYNNIESYELTNDKNEISRKKKKLKSEIWNLRKYDESSTTNLYNDRYTQENECNEIRRKQYDFLLSHNIFYNCNKNELECLLCTCNMYGKNTLVINDDKYISTQNKNNNKKNTMNMNMNNNNNNNSSSSSSSDIYNCSSILICDNKCTNDMKEKCDMVILNKSLYDYIKLKYISNCILMNIKLHIEYNIIFYISLVLFSIISTLVNGLEFLSTVQILYIYIIKNIFFHYISCYRKCNYSVVHHDSNNKYSYNFFEEKDINNIISSILSKITILLVVFLFGHLFIPENKWIFITDEIRENFEFSEFSFLIDRQQSNYFHTVRSSLRFKKNLENLKIQNNIDIKNDYRTMNEWEYHISPSRHGTIVFNVFFLLFFFSYIYLYIKTFSKEFQNYSQQFKIKKYNFLYFIKKKKDQVFLEKDLMKRLMHDVKKEIVISDEKADVNKKHNKINNNNNKINNNNNNNNKINNNSNMKKNHDDDTNIYNETNYTNKQDSKILKKISSSLNNIKNELYKKREMINNSIFMESIFENYKIFFLFLFIMIIHICAIQYGSFFFHFHVNGLTFIQWVFCFLCCLLDFLIFTFISYFGFFQVSSDFFKMFQYLYEPREKNIFDSLNEYRKSSTSHRYKYDLKETRKSWV